Proteins encoded by one window of Thunnus thynnus chromosome 3, fThuThy2.1, whole genome shotgun sequence:
- the slc2a15b gene encoding solute carrier family 2 member 15b: MAEELLLENDGKISTHLTKSLLAVAILASFGSSMLYGFNLAVVNSPAQYIKDFYNETMIETYDWAPDEELLTVLYSLTVSIFAIGGMTGALLVGRLVTKYGRKGTLVRSTVLVFIGGALMGFSRACRLPAMVIIGRFITGVHSGISLSVVPMYLGEIAPKNLRGFLGLVPSIHICLGVFIAQILGLHETLGKEEHWPLLLSLVVFPTMVQLMLLPWFPESPRYLLIEKGNVHATIAALKWYRTKGNIQAEVEEMQEEQRSLSSIQTISVRGLLMDRCVRWQVITIVVVNIGMQLSGIDAIWFYTNDIFKNAGIPEPHIQYTTVGTGAIEVISGMLGCFTIERLGRRSLMIGGFLFMGFCCAGITVSVLYQAELPFMRYISVGCVVGIIAGFCIGPAGVPFLITAELFKQSHRPAAYTVAGCLNWLSNFTIGFVFPFLEMTMGPYCYLIFCAICFGVAIYTIIIIPETRNKTFVEISQMFAAKNNILEEELTSNGHVKMSVMNGYGTVGLHGEK; encoded by the exons ATGGCGGAGGAACTGTTACTGGAAAACGATGGCAAAATCAGCACG CATCTTACCAAGTCACTGCTGGCGGTGGCGATCTTGGCGTCGTTTGGCAGCTCCATGCTCTATGGCTTCAATTTGGCTGTTGTCAACTCTCCTGCACAG TACATCAAAGACTTCTACAATGAGACGATGATAGAAACTTACGACTGGGCTCCGGATGAGGAACTCCTCACCGTCCTGTATTCCCTCACTGTGTCCATCTTTGCTATTGGTGGGATGACTGGCGCCCTGCTAGTGGGCAGACTTGTAACCAAATATGGAag GAAAGGGACGCTGGTGAGATCCACTGTGCTGGTGTTTATAGGAGGAGCTCTTATGGGCTTCAGCAGAGCATGCAGGTTGCCAGCGATGGTCATCATTGGACGCTTCATCACAGGAGTCCACTCAG GTATCTCTCTCAGTGTTGTGCCGATGTACCTCGGTGAGATCGCCCCCAAGAACCTGCGAGGCTTCCTGGGCCTCGTTCCCAGCATCCACATTTGTCTCGGGGTCTTCATCGCTCAGATCCTGGGGCTCCATGAAACACTGGGAAAG GAAGAGCACTGGCCTCTGCTCCTGTCCCTTGTGGTGTTTCCTACCATGGTACAGCTgatgctgttgccatggtttccAGAGAGTCCGCGGTACCTGTTGATAGAGAAGGGAAACGTTCACGCCACTATTGCAG CCCTGAAGTGGTACCGCACTAAAGGAAACATCCAGGCAGAGGTTGAGGAGATGCAGGAGGAGCAGCGTTCACTGTCCTCCATCCAGACTATCTCCGTCCGTGGCCTGCTCATGGACCGCTGTGTTCGCTGGCAGGTCATCACCATTGTGGTGGTCAACATCGGCATGCAGCTGTCTGGCATTGATGCG ATCTGGTTTTACACAAATGACATATTTAAGAACGCAGGAATCCCAGAACCTCACATTCAGTACACAACAGTGGGAACTGGTGCCATTGAGGTCATCTCTGGGATGCTGGGG TGTTTTACTATCGAGCGTCTGGGCAGGAGATCTCTGATGATTGGTGGCTTCCTCTTCATGGGATTCTGCTGTGCTGGGATCACTGTGTCCGTCCTCTACCAG GCGGAGCTGCCCTTCATGCGCTACATCAGTGTGGGCTGCGTTGTCGGGATCATTGCTGGCTTCTGCATAGGTCCAG CTGGTGTTCCCTTCCTGATCACTGCAGAGTTATTTAAACAGTCGCACCGACCGGCTGCCTACACTGTGGCCGGTTGCCTCAACTGGTTGTCCAACTTCACCATCGGCTTTGTCTTCCCCTTCCTAGAG ATGACTATGGGTCCTTACTGTTACCTGATCTTCTGTGCGATCTGCTTTGGAGTGGCCATctacaccatcatcatcatccctgAGACCAGGAACAAAACCTTTGTAGAGATCAGTCAGATGTTCGCCGCCAAGAACAACATCCTCGAAGAAGAGTTGACTTCCAATGGTCATGTGAAAATGTCTGTGATGAACGGCTATGGAACTGTTGGCCTCCATGGTGAAAAATAA